The Papaver somniferum cultivar HN1 chromosome 6, ASM357369v1, whole genome shotgun sequence genome segment TCTGGACCTGGCACTATCCATACTCAAGAagcattatttatttattaaactcAGTAAGTGCTCCTTTAGTCAGCCACAAATTGAATATTTAGATCACATCATTAATGAACAAGGAGTCTCTGCAGACCCAACAAAATTGAATGTATGGACAAGTGGCCTACACCGGTGACACTTAAAGACTTGAGAGGATTCTTAGGGCTAACTGGTTATTACAGAAAGTTTGTCATAGATTATGGGTTGATAGCTAAACCACTCACTAATCTACTCAAGAAGAACAAATTCCAGTGGAGTGAAGCTACTCAAATTGCTTTTGAGAGACTCAATAAAGTTGTCACCTCTACTCCAGTACTAGTGCTACCATACTTCATCAAGCCATTTGAGTTAGCTACTGATACTTGTGATATTGGAGTTGGAGCAGTATTGATGCAGGATGATAATCCAATAGCATTTTTGAGTAAGGGAATGGGAGAAATATTTTTAGCTATGTCAACTTATGAAAAATAGCTAAGGGAAGTAATGATGGTTGTTACCAAGTTGAGATCCTACTTAATGAGAAACAAATTCACCATTTATACTGATCACCAGAGCATAAAATACTTCATGGAGCAGAGGATACATTCAATGCTTCAACAAAAATGGTTGGAAAAATTATTGAGATATGACTATGAGCTCAAGTATAAAAAGGGAGCTGAAAATAAAGTGGAAGATGCTTATCCAAATTATATGTAGGAGATCACCCATATTGCAGTAGTTTGAGTGTGATACAACCCAACTGGCTCAAGGATGTTCAAGAAAGTTATGCATGTGACTCTCTAGCTCAATAATTGATCCAAAAAATGTTAGCTCAAGACACTTCAGATGGAGACTATTCTTACAATGAAGGGATATTGAAGTTCAAAGGAAGGATATATGGTGGTCAAGGTGGAGATTTGAGACAGATAATCATTGCTTCAGTTCATTCTTCTATGACTGGTAGTCATTATGGAACTCAGGCCAGTTACTAAAAAGCTAGGCTCTACTTCTTCTGGACAGGAATGCATAAAAAAATTATGAAGCATGTACAAGAGTGTGATGTATGTCAGCAACATAAAGGATTTACTTCTCTTCCTGGAGGACTGCTACAACCTCTTCATGCACCTGAGCAATCTTGGGAGCACAATACTAGGTACCACACTAGTCTCAGGTTTACTCCTTTTGAATCACTCTATGGTTATCCACTTCCCCGATTTGGGGTCACTTCAGCAGGTCAAGGTATAAGTGCAGATGTAGATAACTATATGAAACAGAGACATTAATGGGACAGTTGTTCAAGAGAGCTCTAGAGACATCACATCACAAGATTAAACAACTAGCTGACAAGAAGAGGTCTGGGAGGTCATTTGAAGTGGGTGATTAGGTTTATCTGAGACTACAACCATACAGGAAGACCATTGTGCAATTGAGAAGAAACCTTAAGTTATCTGCTAAGTTCTTTGGTCCTTATCAAGTTATAGATAAGGTTGGCAAGGTTGCTTACAATCTACAACTACCAGCTAGATAAAAGATTCATCCCACATTTCATGTATCTCAACTGCAACCCAAGTTAGGGGTTGGTCTACTGCCACAAACTGAACTACCAGCAATCACTACATAAGGTGATATTAAATTTAAGCCATTGCAGGTATTAGGTACCAGAATGATTAGAATGAACAGAACAGCCAATATGTCACACAAGTTATTATTCAGtggggggtggtggtggtggtggtggtggtggtggtgggggtggGGGGAGGGGGGGTGGCTTGTCAGCTGATGCAGCTACTTGGGAAGATAAGCGAACTATGAGAACTCAGTTTCCAAACATAATCCTTGAGGTCAAGGATCAGGTGAAGGAGAGCGATTTGTCATGAAATAGTCATGACCTGATTAATGCTCTTGGGActttatttattatgcttctctGTATGTCCTTCTTTTAAGTTATCTTAGGGTTATTTTCTTAGATTTCCGTTTTGGTAGTAGATGTGTTGGGAACCGTCCGATCTTGTGTTGTGGATTGGTCATTTAGTACCGAATTATTGTATTCTCCTGAGTTCATCAATGAAATTATAACCTAGCTTCCCTTCTTCTATGTTCTTCGAATTCTTCTTCTCAAGAGTTGTTGTTGAACTAATTTGTAACGTAGATCGTTACACGTGATCCTTGCGTCTATTGAATCTCGCAAGGATCTACGCAACCACGATTCCCCTAGTTAACGTcctgcttcaacctaagtgaatatctttgaatattctACCTCTAACAATAAACCTATCGGATTTCCTCCAGAAAGATATATTCAACCAAGGTAATGAATATCTATATGCTTATGAAGGATCTTCAAATAAAAGAAGATATCAAGCAAACTCGATAATcgccattgttagagcatttctcagttgaacccactagcgttggtatgtcaagttagtttccaaaatgcattcttgatttattaTACtgaagatagtttcggactagattaagtctaagaagtagaatcgaacctattcttgaaggatgaagtttgaagaccaCAAGAAAATAttaacaaggacttcatcaacaaagttatgttgtaactgatttcatttggattgttgttcaattctacctttctaatatatcgaaataaatgctcactctactGAACAATTCTTATGATggtaaatatacatttatgtatatatactcgaggttatttgattcacgactttggtgacaataacctttatccctagaaaggatctcatgttataatgAATGAGTGTACGAATTCAACGAGTCAAGAATCACTTAATTCCGAGTTAtaatgatgaagttatgagtgatttattaaagtaacaattataagtgttgctgtaattgttatTGTGCGTTAGTAAGAAAcaatccacgaactgtttgtaacggttcacgaacTTGAGCCCAACATTTTTGGTCaagattttgatgtttccttatctaggaaagatagatattactccaaacatatttgattaccatattaaagtgtttgtgattccttgctaagataaattgtgatttattcacataaatacagtatttgctaaattaattatttatttaattattttggcaagagttgtaacttaggaaagactctcaaaattaggagagtcttgaaaaaagaaaatagctttgcttagctttcaagttacctttcactataaataaagggttcgtgagtgctacacgttttttatcccctttggaaaattggtgtaagcttcataaggttgttttccatgtcttttgttcttcatgaagaagagtgagataaaagtctttgtattggagaTCAccaagccgagttggatttaatcttcatgattgattatacaacttgtaatctaggtttttcacctcttgtctattctaaggtcttcttttctgatataacaTCATTCtacagttgttgatcataaaccctaggttatagATTTCAGTtctcgatcgtataccaacaattgttagtcgaaatcagaactagaaagaaaacttcgattaaggtatcccgtaaaatccttaagaagttctaaacaagatatctttagatttattctagttgttcttgttgtagaataattaggtttctcttccatctttgaagagtataataaaccataatctacaagtttgttttgatattacttttacctagtaattgttttcctcaaaacaaacacaagatttccaaaacctggatttacatctaaagggaaatcgaatcggtgttttgtgaaaataaaagatcgaaaagtatcaatcgtgttggtgcaTATTCTAAAGAGAACTAACGTTATGCTATAATATTtatgagaagaattcctaaagagaatcggtgttctgaaaggagttctaaaagtgcttgaatacagctgaagcaggtattacatctagtccgaataggtagtaggaaattggtgtaatagCTTATAATCAgtatgtgtttattctggactaggtcccggggtttccgcatttgcgttttcctcgttaacaaaatttgtggtgtgtgtgttatttcttttccgcattatattgtttatctttataattgaaatatcacaggttgtgcgttaatcaatcattaTTCATAAattcgaccttgtttgttggataggattttgattgatcttggatatttgtctttggtaccgtccaagtatttctcacatcaatcaggctcaaaGAGTTCGATCTGTTtaatttgctgattgatttgagaaaaagagataaactctttagtattattctttgattgagttttcacTCTCGGAATATTATTgaggtttagtccatacagattgccaacgAAATATTttgcgtggttgttagacccccattttttcatcCACGGCTATGATGTGGCTTCTTCATTTATCTCCACATATGATAAATTGGTTTAAAAACTAAAAAGTCTCTTACTTTTTCtcacaaaaaaaacataaaaagttAATAACCTAAAAATTAGCCCTTCTAAATctcctgaaaaagaaaataagaattggTTTTTAAGACATGTCGAAAAAATGGCATAGACTACATACTTCTGGGCCACATCGCAACTGTTATGTTCAACAATTAGGACAACTTACTCTCTTCAAAAGTTTCTGGTCAACTTATGTTTATGACTTGGTACTTGAGGAAAAGGAATCCCTAGGAAGGAAAAATTCCCTCGAAAAGGGCAAAGGTCATGAATCTATCAGTCAAAAATATTAGGATTCTTTGAATGGAAAGATATCCTAGAATCCTTCTCTGTTTAATCAACCAAGCGTTAGTATGACTAGTTTAATTAATCTTAGTTATAAAACTCACAGCTTGAATTACTTACTGAAGTCAACTTTCTTAAGTTCGGTTTAAgacatagaaatgttgagacaaacTCTAGTTACCATAGTTTTTAGATTCTTATAATTGACGATTCAACTCATACGATCCGAGAATAAAGTACTTTTGCTTATCTATTTATATTTTTGCACGGGTTTTAGCTTCTTTGTATATGTTTTTAATGAGGTTTTTATGATCTAATCATTTTCTCATTAATGTATTTAGCGAGGTTCTTATTTTAGCACGTTTACAAGATCGAAATCGTTGgaaggttattcatttatcaaaGTTATACTGTATTTGTAAATTGTAATTAACTGACCTCATCATCGAAGTGATGAATATGTTTAAAAATATTGGTCATCCATCTGACTACTTGGGCCTTGATTTATGAAAGTGTGAAAACACTAAAACCCATTCTTGGACTATATTTGTAAGTTGTAATTAACTGACCTTTTCATCATGAAATGATGaatatattgttggaaaattaggCTTAAATAGAGGATGAAAAACAGAGAACAGAAAAGAATGACGTATCACTAGAGCTTCAAggttttcgattcttttcagcaattatttcgacTTTTCCCAAATAATTGTCGAGTACAATCGGTCAGCGAAATACTGCTTTCAGGATAaaatgaagccctaacaacgttgttgggttcaagagttgtactcctttgacccaaccaagaacacacagtaATTGATTCTGAAGATGCTTAGAGAGaacgagatttttgatgtgtttttttttttaatccttaAAGGAGAATAAATCATCACTACTTATAGGGGACTCGTGCCTTTGGAGATGTCTCTTCATCTCCAAAAGACACCACTAGTGTCTAATGGGAATGAATGTGCCTTTTGTAAACCATCACACCCTTTGGAGTTTCCTTTTCATCTCCAACAAACATCGACTGCGTCTATTCGGCACAAGACATTCCCGTCGTAACGGCAAACCAAAAACGAaaaccattttattttctatattattgaaaatatccaacatataTTCGGAAAAAATTGGTCATCCTTCTTCTGACTGCTTGGGCCTTGACTTATGAAAGTGTGAGAGCTAAAACCCAGTCTTGGATTaaaaaatatattcatatacGCTATGTCCGTTGAGCCTTAATAATGACTTCCATTAGCTCGTCGTGTAGATTATTagttttgcttcaaaaaaaaggaaaaaaatataaaaaaaataatattagtcTAACTGAAGGCAATTAATGTAAATTATATTCTAATTTGAATAAGTGATGTTACTTACATCACTCATTGGATTAATCTGATAACGGATTGATTAAGTTAATGTATGATTAAATTATAGTTAATCTAATGGTTGATCTACCAAATGTAGGTACGGTTTAATATTTAATAAACCATTCACTTTAATTCATGTATTTAATGAAATTAGTAAATTGCAGGTAACCTCATCTAAATTAAACTTTTAAACTAAAAACAGAAATTCCGTGGAATCTTTCATCATCGCTAACGAAATCCCTTCGAATAAAATACAAGCGGCCAAGTACATGCCTGAATTGCTCATGCACTATATTGTGATCCGTATTAATCATGATAAATCAAAAATTTATCTTTCAAGAATAAAAACAATAAACGAAAAGCTCAATTTCTTATTCGCTTTGCTGAGAAAATGCAACATTATATTCTGTTGTTGTCCATGGTGATATCATATTTTCATTTATTATTTTTGGCCGCGTGGCATTCTGCCTGAGTAAATATTCACACACAACGGACATTCTGGGGCATCTTTTCGCAAGGTTGTTTTGATTAAGGTATTTGTTTaccataaaaatgaaaataattcgATTTTAACAAGAGAGTAATGGAGACAATATGGCGAGTGTGCACGTAAAAAACGAAtcgaagaaaaaaatataaaggtAAACAAAATATAAATACCAACTTGAAAATCTTATACAAACCCCGCCACCATTTCCAAAACCTCATGACGAAACAATACATCTAATAATGCacaaaggagaaaaagaagataaatctaatatattttacaCGTCTATAATTGTTCTATATTAGGATTCCATATAAAACTAGCTAAGGCAGACGCTCGTAACACTTAGAGATCATATGATTATGCAATCAACGAATGAAGTTTTTCATTAACTGTTTTAAACGGCACACTAGTAGTAGCAGAAatcgaagaagtagaagaagaagataaagattgGAGCTGTCGAAAAATCAATGTCCGACGAATATCAGATAATCTGCGACGAAGAGATGAAGATTCATAACGAAGCCGATCATTATCTCTACGTAAGACCTGATTAGAATGATTAATAAACGCAAATCGGTTCGCCAAATCCTGGTTCTCAATTTTCATCCGGTTCATTTGGTTCCTTAAATCTTGCAAATGTCTTTCTTTTCTCATTCTAGACCGTCTGGCTGATTCCCGGTTCGATATCATTCTTCTCTTCCTACGCTCATCAACCACTACTAAATCATTATTACTATCATTACTCGCGGGTTGGTTCGGCTCATTATCCGAACCGCTATTGTTATTGGAGGAATATATAGGATCTTGCTGCTGGGGTAGGAAAAGAGATGACATAAATTCTTGGTCTTCCCATGGTGTAAAACCACTCGCGAAATCTGTAGGTGGGATTCCATATCCGACTGATGATGTCAACATGACTTACTCTGACGATCGATGACCGGAAAACTACTTATTTAGACACTAAGAATCAAACCACAAGCTTAAAAATTAAGGAGTACGAGGGAGAGTGAAGAGGGAAACGGAAGGAACGAAGTGTAAGAAATGGgtatttattgacacttgaagaGGCCACTCGAAGACAATGCTGATGCTAGCACAGGGGTAATTTCGTCATTTAGCGTAAACGAGTAAGATCTACAGATGGGATTTCTGAGAGATTTGAGTCAGGTCCCAACTTTAACTTCTGGGGCTGGGAGAAAAGCATATGGGTCCGTCCACTGTTTTGATTAGCTTAATCGCGAAGATATAGATGCAATTTACAACTGGTGGGCTTCACATGGACCACGTTTCTATTTAGGTTGTACGGCGGTGATGATGATGGTTGTTTCCTGTAAGTTTGGGATCCGCTAGTGTTCTGACATTTGTAAAGATGTATTGCCAAGTTGTGGTGGTGATCGGGTGGAAGAGCACTTACGGTGAGCAGGATGTCTTATTATAGGTCgacgataaagaagaagaagaagaagaagaagaagaaggtagtaCAGTTTTCAGATTCTCAACTTAATAGCACTCACTTTGCGCACTACACTCATGCATGCACTGACTGTCTGACATTATAATCCCTGGTTGAGAATTTACAGTTTTCTGATGAAGAGTTTGCACAAGGAAGGAAggctcttcattttcttcttcggtTCCTCTTCTCATTGTCGACAACATTTACGTACATAGGACATAGCTATTTTCCATTAACTTTCTTTTTTCACTGTTTTTCCTTTATTATTATCTGCTTTTTCATCCTTTATGCTTTTTTAAGtttgctttttcttcttctctgtataGCATATACCATAGGAGATTTCAGACACTGTTTGAGCTCGGTGTACAAGTGACATCCAACATTAGTGCATGCTGCTTTATTATATATAGCTAGGgtaacttttttttgttatcagataATATAGTCAATCTTACCAGCAGCTTCTCCCAGTGTGTTGGTAAATCCGGATAAGTCAATTGTTCCACTTATATGCACACAAGAGTTATTTTAAATTTCTATCACGTTTAGTGTAATAAAGAAAGTTCTTCTTTTTTACCTTACTCTTGTCTAGTCTAGAATTAGCTTTTGTATGCAGtgactttttcttttttcttttcttctttttgctgATGAGATTCAGTGACTTGACTGCTAATATATTTCACTGTCTACAGCATATATATCAAACTACACATGGAGTCAATTCAAAAGTTGGAAAAGTACGTCCACAGAGGGAAACCATAACAGCATATACAACAAGAGGGTTGTTGTGTGGTCGCATGCCGAATTCACGAGGATAATGCTATGCACTGCTCCTACACTCCTCTTCTTGGATACTCTTGATTCCCTCCCGTCTGGTGTCTTCACAAACAAGTACTGAGTTGccttaaagaaaaacaaaaagtacTCGCCAAAAATACTCATTGGTTGGATTTAAAGACGAAATGGGGGTAATAGTGGTCACGCACTTAAGGACCATGTGTGTCAGACCCATCTCATGCCATAAGACCTAACCTAACCTACGCAGAGAtatctcaatctcaatctcaatTCCATGCACGTTAAGTTGGGTTAATCAACATGATGATTATCATTTATTAAGGTAGAAATTCACGTTTAATCCCAAACCTTTTCCTTTATTAAGCTCGTGTTGTATTTGGTTGGAACTGAGGTCTAGGTTCATAATTATTTATGAAGTCAAGGAtcagatataaaattttgtctattaCAGAAGAGCACAACAAGACTCTGTGGCCCAATGGATAAGGCGCTGGTCTACGAAACCAGAGACTCTGGGTTCGATCCCCAGCAGAGTCGTTTTTTTATGCTTtcgttattgttttttttttcctcacttAACAATACCCGGAACTATTCATTCAAAGGAAAAAGTGCCCAAATTATTGATCCTCTAGTGGATATTGACTTTAAAAGTGGT includes the following:
- the LOC113285937 gene encoding basic leucine zipper 4-like, which produces MLTSSVGYGIPPTDFASGFTPWEDQEFMSSLFLPQQQDPIYSSNNNSGSDNEPNQPASNDSNNDLVVVDERRKRRMISNRESARRSRMRKERHLQDLRNQMNRMKIENQDLANRFAFINHSNQVLRRDNDRLRYESSSLRRRLSDIRRTLIFRQLQSLSSSSTSSISATTSVPFKTVNEKLHSLIA